From one Cynocephalus volans isolate mCynVol1 chromosome X, mCynVol1.pri, whole genome shotgun sequence genomic stretch:
- the LOC134367746 gene encoding large ribosomal subunit protein uL11-like, which produces MYLRCTGGKVGATSALVPKISPLGLSPKKIGDDITKATGDLKDLKITVKMTIQNRQAQTEVLPSASALIIKVLKEPPRDRKKQKNIKHTVYITFDEIVNIAQQMQHRSLARELSGTINEILGTA; this is translated from the coding sequence ATGTACCTGAGGTGCACAGGTGGCAAAGTCGGTGCCACATCTGCCCTGGTACCCAAGATCAGCCCCCTGGGTCTGTCTCCAAAAAAGATTGGTGATGACATCACCAAGGCAACCGGTGACTTGAAGGATCTGAAGATTACAGTGAAAATGACTATTCAGAACAGACAGGCTCAGACTGAAGTGTTACCTTCTGCCTCTGCCTTGATCATCAAAGTCCTCAAGGAACCaccaagagacagaaaaaaacagaaaaacattaaaCACACTGTTTATATCACTTTTGATGAGATTGTCAACATTGCTCAACAGATGCAGCACAGATCTTTAGCGAGAGAACTCTCTGGAACCATTAATGAGATCCTGGGGACTGCCTAG